One Novosphingobium sp. G106 DNA segment encodes these proteins:
- a CDS encoding sulfotransferase, protein MSPVEDPTPGLFADNLDLLVDSINEEGQFSEQGAAASTVMLALAQRKRIEVSHWCATEPGITQQPVERPVFLTGLPRSGTTYFQYLFDREPSLRMMRTWEGDSPCPPPAADPASAAQRQAHCAEQHRQRRERDGGASDSFHLSDPDGPQECVMIMDQTFGNAGHLWTFRVPGYFDRVLDTVDLAACYAHHKRVLQTLQWQAPTPRWALKWPCHLLALDPILQVYPDAAMVVTHRDPVAVLASNCSYSTFLRGMFSDRVDRAEVGQQMKDLVGRHIRALVDFDANRADGVTIAHVDYSQVVADPEAAMVDVYRSLDLELTPEVRQSIAQWRAENPPGKRGVHTYDLSDYGLDAREVAEEFAFYTERFDLAGKVGA, encoded by the coding sequence ATGTCGCCCGTCGAGGATCCGACACCGGGGCTCTTCGCCGATAACCTCGACCTGCTGGTCGACTCGATCAACGAGGAGGGGCAATTCAGCGAGCAAGGGGCGGCCGCCAGCACCGTCATGCTGGCGCTGGCGCAGCGCAAGCGCATCGAAGTTTCGCACTGGTGCGCAACCGAGCCGGGCATCACCCAGCAGCCGGTCGAGCGGCCGGTCTTTCTCACCGGCCTGCCCCGCTCCGGCACGACCTATTTCCAGTACCTGTTCGATCGCGAGCCCAGCTTACGCATGATGCGGACCTGGGAAGGCGATAGTCCCTGCCCGCCGCCGGCGGCCGATCCGGCATCGGCCGCGCAGCGCCAGGCGCATTGCGCCGAGCAGCACCGGCAACGGCGCGAGCGTGACGGCGGGGCCTCGGACAGCTTCCACCTGTCCGATCCCGACGGGCCGCAGGAATGCGTGATGATCATGGACCAGACCTTCGGCAACGCCGGCCATCTGTGGACCTTCCGCGTCCCCGGTTATTTCGACCGGGTGCTCGACACGGTCGACCTTGCCGCCTGCTACGCGCACCACAAGCGCGTGCTCCAGACCTTGCAATGGCAGGCGCCGACGCCGCGCTGGGCACTGAAATGGCCGTGTCACCTGCTGGCGCTCGATCCGATCCTGCAGGTCTATCCCGACGCGGCGATGGTCGTGACCCACCGCGATCCCGTGGCCGTGCTGGCATCGAACTGCAGCTATTCGACCTTCCTGCGCGGCATGTTCTCCGACCGGGTGGACCGCGCCGAAGTCGGGCAGCAGATGAAGGACCTGGTCGGCCGCCACATCCGCGCGCTCGTCGATTTCGACGCCAATCGCGCCGATGGCGTTACCATAGCCCATGTCGACTACAGCCAGGTCGTCGCCGATCCCGAGGCGGCGATGGTCGACGTCTATCGCTCGCTCGACCTCGAACTCACCCCGGAGGTCCGCCAGTCCATCGCCCAATGGCGCGCCGAGAACCCGCCGGGCAAGCGCGGCGTGCACACCTACGATCTCAGCGACTATGGCCTCGACGCGCGCGAGGTGGCCGAGGAGTTCGCCTTCTACACCGAGCGGTTCGACCTCGCCGGCAAGGTCGGCGCATGA
- a CDS encoding Cof-type HAD-IIB family hydrolase, giving the protein MKQASDRTMADLRLVLSDVDGTLVRSDKSLSDTVVAAVGRLQAAGVPVSLISARPPSGMLWIAEKLRLRGPIAAFNGGTLVDPSGTVLAAHRLPPDVARRALALIDRPGIARWLFCGGQWYADRPSGDHDGRERKSANVDPIYDADFADLLDAVDKIVAVSDDPDLLGETERLAMQSLSQDAAVGRSQTYYLDITAPAANKGDGVAAVAAAMGAPLDDVAVIGDQRNDLPMFARAGLSIAMGQGPAEVRAAAMKITRSNDEDGVAHAIDDILLPLAARLRN; this is encoded by the coding sequence GTGAAGCAGGCATCGGATCGGACGATGGCCGACCTGCGCCTCGTCCTCTCCGACGTCGATGGAACCCTCGTCCGGAGCGACAAGTCTCTCAGCGATACCGTCGTCGCGGCGGTGGGGCGTCTTCAGGCGGCTGGCGTCCCGGTCTCGCTGATCAGCGCCCGGCCGCCCAGCGGCATGCTCTGGATCGCGGAAAAGCTGCGCCTGAGGGGTCCGATCGCGGCTTTCAACGGCGGAACCCTGGTCGATCCGAGTGGGACCGTACTTGCCGCCCACAGGTTGCCCCCTGACGTCGCAAGACGCGCGCTTGCCCTGATCGACCGCCCTGGCATCGCCCGCTGGCTGTTCTGCGGCGGGCAATGGTACGCTGATCGGCCGAGCGGGGATCACGACGGCCGCGAGCGGAAGTCTGCTAACGTCGATCCCATTTACGATGCGGACTTCGCGGATCTGCTCGATGCGGTCGATAAGATCGTGGCCGTTTCGGACGATCCGGACCTGCTCGGGGAGACCGAACGCCTGGCGATGCAGTCCTTGTCGCAGGATGCGGCGGTCGGGCGCTCCCAAACCTACTATCTCGACATCACCGCGCCGGCGGCAAACAAAGGTGACGGCGTCGCAGCTGTCGCCGCTGCGATGGGCGCACCTCTCGACGATGTCGCAGTGATCGGCGACCAGCGCAACGACTTGCCCATGTTCGCGCGCGCGGGCCTGTCGATCGCGATGGGGCAGGGCCCGGCGGAAGTCCGCGCGGCGGCCATGAAGATCACCCGATCCAACGATGAGGACGGCGTTGCCCATGCCATCGACGATATTCTCCTGCCTCTCGCTGCGCGGCTGAGGAACTGA
- a CDS encoding CmcJ/NvfI family oxidoreductase produces MRTIPTNPRRNCSRTSPLPPATGFRRTRAGRSITCGARSRRRRRTSPLAVCDASSVERGDEVTVTAVTSTRGVGDMRHDTTAYVHNPGHRWHYFPDMTRDEVIVFKAHDSQEGAVRRVPHTAFTDPTCPPGAPTRASVEARGLVIFL; encoded by the coding sequence ATGCGGACAATACCGACGAATCCGCGCAGGAACTGTTCGCGCACATCACCGCTGCCGCCGGCGACCGGCTTCCGCCGAACGCGCGCTGGGCGCTCTATAACATGTGGCGCGCGGTCTCGCCGCCGCCGCAGGACTTCCCCCCTCGCCGTCTGCGACGCCAGCAGCGTCGAACGCGGCGACGAGGTCACGGTGACCGCCGTGACCAGCACGCGCGGCGTCGGCGACATGCGTCACGACACCACCGCCTATGTCCACAACCCCGGACACCGCTGGCACTACTTCCCCGACATGACCCGCGACGAGGTGATCGTGTTCAAAGCGCACGACAGCCAGGAAGGCGCCGTGCGGCGCGTGCCGCACACCGCCTTCACCGACCCCACCTGCCCGCCGGGCGCCCCCACCCGCGCCAGCGTCGAAGCCCGCGGCCTGGTGATCTTCCTGTGA
- a CDS encoding TetR/AcrR family transcriptional regulator produces the protein MGERNASADAIVSAACRLLAELGSHEKLTLSAVAEAAQVSRPTLYRWFATRDDLLEAMSLRQEKRFYEGLAEALELERSPAVRLDAALSYLVTYLDETFGPATPMMEPGFTVRSLAASLPKQKATWVRLVGDALARVPAVRAGDLSVEQAAELFLRLAYSHYLIPSPEPEVLLQCMRSMAGLRAKAPAVG, from the coding sequence ATGGGAGAACGCAACGCCAGCGCAGACGCAATCGTTTCCGCCGCATGCCGGCTGCTGGCCGAGCTCGGCAGTCACGAAAAGCTGACGCTGTCGGCCGTGGCCGAGGCGGCGCAGGTCTCGCGGCCTACACTCTATCGCTGGTTCGCGACGCGCGACGATCTGCTCGAAGCGATGTCGCTCCGCCAGGAAAAGCGCTTCTACGAAGGGCTGGCCGAGGCTCTCGAACTGGAACGGAGCCCGGCCGTGCGGCTCGATGCGGCGCTAAGCTATCTCGTCACCTATCTCGACGAGACCTTCGGGCCGGCAACGCCAATGATGGAACCCGGCTTCACCGTGCGCTCGCTGGCCGCATCGTTGCCCAAGCAGAAAGCGACCTGGGTCCGGCTGGTCGGCGATGCCCTGGCGCGTGTCCCGGCCGTCAGGGCGGGCGACCTGTCGGTCGAGCAGGCGGCCGAGCTGTTCCTGCGATTGGCCTATTCGCATTATTTGATCCCAAGTCCGGAGCCGGAAGTGCTGCTGCAATGCATGCGGAGCATGGCGGGGCTCAGGGCCAAGGCGCCCGCGGTGGGTTGA
- the gnd gene encoding phosphogluconate dehydrogenase (NAD(+)-dependent, decarboxylating), whose translation MPPRPCCARLRQSVPRWPTPRNHDAADAAFGSPTRKESSMRLAMIGLGRMGANIARRLMRGGHEIVAYDRNQPAIEALVAEGATGAATLEEVVAKLDAPRIFWIMLPAGDPTESTIEALLGLASPGDIVIDGGNTFYKDDVRRAKTCAEKQIAYVDVGTSGGVWGLERGYCMMIGGEKAAVDLLDPIFDTLAPGLGTIPRTPKRMENEGEDPRAEKGYIHAGPAGSGHFVKMVHNGIEYGLMQAYAEGFDVLKGKSSDKLPEDERFDLNLTDIAEVWRRGSVISSWLLDLSAAALAQDQKLEAYSGNVADSGEGHWTVEAAMEEAVPVYVLSAALFARYRSRVDGTFGDKLLSAMRFGFGGHVEIPQ comes from the coding sequence ATGCCGCCGAGACCCTGTTGCGCGCGGTTGCGGCAAAGCGTGCCGCGCTGGCCGACACCGCGAAATCATGATGCTGCTGATGCGGCTTTCGGCAGTCCAACTCGGAAGGAATCCTCTATGCGGCTAGCGATGATCGGCCTCGGCCGGATGGGCGCCAACATTGCCCGGCGCCTGATGCGCGGCGGCCACGAAATCGTCGCATACGATCGCAACCAGCCCGCGATAGAGGCGTTGGTCGCCGAAGGCGCGACCGGTGCGGCAACGCTCGAGGAGGTGGTGGCAAAGCTTGATGCACCGCGCATCTTCTGGATCATGCTGCCGGCCGGCGATCCCACTGAAAGCACGATCGAAGCCCTGCTGGGCCTGGCCAGCCCGGGCGACATCGTCATCGACGGCGGCAACACCTTCTACAAGGATGACGTCCGCCGGGCGAAGACCTGCGCGGAGAAGCAGATCGCCTATGTCGATGTCGGAACTTCGGGCGGTGTCTGGGGGCTGGAACGCGGCTATTGCATGATGATCGGTGGCGAGAAGGCGGCGGTCGACCTGCTCGACCCGATCTTCGACACGCTCGCGCCGGGCCTGGGTACGATCCCGCGCACGCCCAAGCGGATGGAGAACGAAGGCGAAGATCCCCGCGCCGAGAAGGGCTATATCCACGCCGGTCCTGCGGGATCCGGCCATTTCGTGAAGATGGTTCACAACGGCATCGAGTACGGCCTGATGCAGGCCTATGCCGAAGGCTTCGACGTGCTGAAGGGCAAATCGTCCGACAAGCTGCCCGAGGACGAGCGTTTCGACCTCAACCTCACCGACATCGCCGAAGTCTGGCGGCGGGGCAGCGTGATCTCGTCCTGGCTGCTCGACCTTTCCGCCGCGGCGCTGGCGCAGGATCAGAAGCTGGAGGCCTATAGCGGCAACGTTGCTGATTCCGGCGAAGGGCACTGGACGGTGGAAGCAGCGATGGAAGAAGCCGTGCCGGTCTATGTCCTGTCCGCCGCACTCTTCGCGCGCTATCGCAGCCGCGTCGACGGGACGTTCGGCGACAAGCTGCTGTCGGCCATGCGCTTCGGCTTCGGCGGCCATGTCGAGATCCCGCAGTGA
- the tal gene encoding transaldolase has translation MTNSRLKQLHEAGQAVWLDFLERRFLAEGGLRRLIADDDITGVTSNPSIFEKAMGHGDAYDAGFKQVLGTGETSDQTLYESQALEDIQAAAADLEPVYDRLGQRDGYVSLEVSPFLANDTEATIEEARRLWRSVDAPNLMIKVPGTAAGVPAVRQLIADGINVNITLLFALAAYKAVAEAYMAGLEARLAEGKPIDRIASVASFFVSRIDTQIDKKIDARTEAGDADAAALKALRGKVAIANAKLAYAWYEETIAGERWRKLADAGAMPQRLLWASTGVKDPNYTDTLYVDTLIGPDTINTMPPKTMDAFRDHGVISASLTTGLDDAKAVLADAERLGLDLDGVTSALVDDGVKQFADAAETLLRAVAAKRAALADTAKS, from the coding sequence ATGACCAACTCTCGTCTCAAGCAGCTTCACGAAGCTGGACAGGCGGTCTGGCTCGATTTCCTCGAACGGCGGTTCCTGGCGGAAGGCGGCTTGAGGCGGCTTATCGCCGATGACGACATAACCGGCGTGACATCCAACCCGTCTATCTTCGAAAAGGCGATGGGCCACGGCGATGCCTATGACGCGGGGTTCAAGCAGGTACTCGGCACCGGCGAAACCAGCGACCAGACCCTTTACGAGAGCCAAGCTCTGGAGGACATCCAGGCTGCCGCCGCCGATCTGGAGCCGGTCTACGATCGGCTCGGGCAGCGCGACGGCTATGTCAGCCTCGAAGTCTCCCCGTTCCTCGCCAACGATACAGAGGCGACGATCGAGGAGGCGCGGCGGCTCTGGCGATCGGTCGACGCGCCCAACCTGATGATCAAGGTGCCGGGCACGGCGGCGGGCGTCCCTGCGGTCCGCCAGCTCATCGCCGATGGCATCAACGTCAACATCACGCTGCTTTTCGCGCTCGCCGCCTACAAGGCCGTGGCCGAAGCCTACATGGCAGGGCTCGAGGCGCGCCTGGCCGAGGGCAAGCCGATCGACCGGATCGCCAGCGTCGCAAGCTTCTTCGTCAGCCGTATCGACACCCAGATCGACAAGAAGATCGATGCCCGCACCGAAGCGGGCGATGCGGATGCGGCCGCGCTGAAAGCATTGCGCGGCAAGGTCGCCATCGCCAACGCCAAGCTGGCCTATGCCTGGTACGAGGAGACGATCGCGGGCGAGCGCTGGCGCAAGCTGGCCGATGCAGGTGCGATGCCGCAGCGGCTGCTCTGGGCATCGACCGGGGTGAAGGACCCCAACTATACCGACACGCTCTACGTCGATACCTTGATCGGCCCGGACACGATCAACACCATGCCCCCCAAGACGATGGACGCGTTCCGCGATCATGGCGTGATAAGCGCCTCGCTGACCACCGGTCTCGACGACGCAAAGGCGGTTCTCGCAGACGCCGAAAGGCTCGGGCTCGATCTGGACGGCGTGACCTCCGCGCTCGTCGACGATGGCGTCAAGCAATTCGCCGATGCCGCCGAGACCCTGTTGCGCGCGGTTGCGGCAAAGCGTGCCGCGCTGGCCGACACCGCGAAATCATGA